The Acanthochromis polyacanthus isolate Apoly-LR-REF ecotype Palm Island chromosome 16, KAUST_Apoly_ChrSc, whole genome shotgun sequence genome segment gaaaacatttagaaaccaacatcaacaaaacactcaaagatttgaacatcattaaagggaaatccaacttttgcatgacaatgtctaattaaaggacatttatttccaacatacacacgtggacaaaattgttggtacccctcagttaaagaaggaaaaacccacaattctcactgaaatcacttgaaattcacaaaagtaacaataaataaaaatttattgaaaattaaataatcaaaatcagccatcatttttgaattgttgattaacataattatttaaaaaaacaaactaatgaaacaggcctggacaaaaatgatggtacctctataaaagattgaaaactatttgaccagagtgacatgattaactcaggtgtgtcatttaattgacatcacaggtgtttccaaactcataatcagtcagtctgcctatttaaagggagacaagtagtcaccctgctgtttggtgaaaaggtgtgtaccacactgaacatggacaacagaaagcgaaggagagaattgtcccaggacatccgaaaaaaaatgatagacaaacatcttaaaggtaaaggctgtaagaccatctctaaacagcttgaagttcctgtgacaacagtggctcatattattcagaagttcaagacccacgggacagtagccaacctccctggacgtggccgcaagaggaaaattgatgacaaattgaagagacggatcgttggaattgtatccaaagagcccagagcaacctccaaagaaattaaaggtgaactccaaggccaaggtacatcagtgtcagatcgcaccattcgtcgttgtttgagccaaagtggacttcatgggagacgaccaaggaggacaccactgctgaaaaaaactcataaaaaagccagactggaatttgcaaaaatgcatgttgacaagccacaaagcttctgggagaatgtcctttggacagatgagaccaaactggagctttttggtaaggcacatcaactctatgttcatagactcaaaaaccaagcatacgaagaaaagaacactgtccctacggtgaaacatggaggaggctcagtaatgttttggggctgctttgctgcatctggcacagggtgtcttgaaagtgtgcaaggtacgatgaaatctgaagactatcaaggcattctggagagaaatgtgctgcctcgtgtcagaaagcttggtctcagtcgcaggtcatgggtcttccaacaggacaaccatccaaaacacacagccaaaaacacccaagaatggctgagagaaaagcgttggactattctaaagtggccttctatgagcccagatctgaatcccattgaacatatgtggaaggagctgaaacatgccatttggagaagacacccatcaaacctgagacaactggagctgtttgctcatgaggagtgggccaaaatacctgttgacagctgcagaacgctcattgacaaatacagaaatcgtttaattgcagtgattgcctcaaaaggttgtgcaacaaaatattaagttatgggtaccatcatttttgtccagccctatttcattagtttgtttttttaaataattatgttaatcaacaattcaaaagtgatggctgattttgattatttaattttcaataaatttttatttattgttacttttgtgagtttcaagtgatttcagtgagaattgtgggtttttccttctttaactgaggggtaccaacaattttgtccacgtgtgtaaatgtgtgatattcattgTACTGTTACACCCAGTGTGACTCCTGTCCTGTACTGGGATTCACAGCCAGATAAACTCTCCCCTGTACCTCATCCTCCAAGGATGCAGGCCAGTGTGGTAGTTGAACTGATTTTAATACAGagaagtccatccatccatccatccattctctatccactgctttatcctcactagggtcatggggggtgctggagtctatcacagctgactcgggtgaaggcaggggacaccctggacaggtcaccagtctgtcacagggctacatatacagacacacaatcacactcacattcacacctacggacaatttagaataaccaattaacctcagcatgtttttggactacctgtccagggtgtcccctgccttcacccgagtcagctgggatagactccagcaccccccatgaccctagtgaggataaagaagtggatagaggatggatggatggatggatatttttggactgtgggaggaagcccacACATGCAACGAGTGATCATGAAATTACAGTTGTATCTTATTTAAATaagctaaaaataataaatatattttcttaattttgcaatttttttaaatgttgagttttcagtcatcttttaactgatttatttatttatttatttttggtgtatttttttctggcacattCACTgccagaattgttttttttttgttaaacatctattttcatatgaatattttttttacagtgtgtttgacCATCCAACCAGAATCTAACTTCACAGCTTCCTGTTCCCAGTTTGGTTCTAGTCCGTTCCTGGTTTGATCCATAGATATCTATAGAAGACTTTGATATTAATCATATCTATGGTTTGATCAGCTGTGAGCTCAGTGACTCCAGAttctgatcaataatcaataaactgattttaatttaaaatgtttttaatcatttgggTTAAACTCTGGAATCAAATCTTTcacttattttctgtttaaatcccgtattttttttttcgttcACGTGTCGCCTGAGTGCATGCCCGTGCTCGCTGCGCGTCCTCGTGTCGGCTGGCAGCGCGCAGGCGCCATGGAAACAGGAAGCGTCCAGacggaagaagaagaagaagaagaagaagaaggaggaggaggaggggaaggaggaggacgctccgatcttcttcttctgcaggtGAATAAAAACTGAACCCGCTGccggagaagaagaagaagaaaaagaagaaacttcAAACCTAGaactttatttcttcatttatttctgcGGTTTTTCTGAACGAACTTCCGCTCAGGTGAGAAACAACAGACCCGGTTGCCATGGAAACGGACCTGAACTGAACCCAAACCAGGAGAAGTTCAGGagtttaaaatgaagaaaacaggattttaacACGATGTTGTTAAGAGAAGATGTTTATTCTCCCGTAGATCAACCAACGGAGACAGATAAATATTAACACACAGGGGTTTGACCgttaatttggacatttttaattcactcttgtcattttggataaatttggaacaatttagagtcattttggaccattttcaaGTGAGTTTGGACAGTTTTGACTCATAACTGTCAGTAAATGTGAAgcattttaactaattttaaaCCATTTAGATTCATATTGGATCATTTGAAGTCACTGGGGACAGTTTTAAACTTCTATTGGACAAGTTTCAATCATTGTGGACACGTTTTGGACCACTTTAAAGggattttggacagttttgaaCTAACATTGAATAATTTAGAATCAcattggatcattttaactcatttaggtagttttaaagtcatttatgtccattttaagtaattttgaacaGTGTCAAGTCATATTTTCAGTAAATTTAAGTCGTTTGAACAAGTCTGGAACAATTTAGACTCATATCGGATCATTTTAGTTTCTTATAGACGGTTTTAAAGTCATTTATGACCGTTTTGCACCATTTTAACATGATTTTGGACAGTTTGGAGGTAATTCTGACCTCCTTTAAGTCGTCATTTTGGACTTTtgactcagagttttcagtaaATTTGAACCGTTGTAACTAATTCTGAATATTCTTTTGGTTCAAGTCATTCAGGACCAATTTTAGGTCACTTTTAATAGTTTCCAAGTcacttttggacaattttgagtccTATTGGCTAATTTAAAGCTAATTTTACAGACTATTTATTGTAGcatacattttaaacacattgtGGACGTGTTTCAGCTCATGTTGGATCATTCTGATGGATCTCCTGTGTCCCATCTCAAATCTACGTCTGTGATGAAAATGATTTAACCAGCAGCACTTCATGAATCACCAGTTTcatctatttttcttttgtttttcagatacTTACCTCTAGATTAATTGGAAACCCCTCTGTATATTGATTTTAGTCTTCGTACCCTGATGTCCTCTTGTTTGCTCTAATAaagtgatgtttgtgtttttccaggATGATCCACATGAAGAGGAGCAGCTGCAGAGGCGTGATCATCGTCCACACGCCGTTACCCGTCAGCCTGCTGCAGCCACAGGTACAAAACACACCTGACACAGGTTCATcagtgaaggacagaagagTTTAAAGTTTGTCCAAAGTGAGTCAGAAACTTACTTAGAATCGGGCAcagtgactcaaaaatggttcaaaatgtgttaaaatggcctaaaatgatttaaaatatgctcaaaatgacagagaaagttGTTCAGATGGTTTATAAATTGTgcaaatgagatgaaaatgatttaaaaacgTACAAAACTATTTAAATTACTTAAAGCCAGTCTCAAATGACtctaaaatggtccaaaaatgaataaaaacggtccaaaaatgaataaaaacggtccaaaaatgaataaaaactgtccaaaactgcctgaaaatcattttttaaactcattttagaCTATCTGAGTCATCTTGAATGAGTTTTAACTAATTTTTGATGTCTGAGTTATTCTAGgtatttttattccatttttattaGTAACTAATTAACATGTTGctgctttgaaaaatgttgttttgaacCGTTTTTAACTCATTTCggatcattttgagtcatttttgatgaATTCCACTCACTTTGAGAAAGTTTGGActatttttaactcattttggatcatttttgagtcgtctgaaatgatttttgaattatttttctataattcttgagtcattctggatcacttttgactcattttttaacatttttgagttcttctAGATGAGTCTGATTGAATCGTTTTGGACATTCTGTAAATTATTGTTCTTTGTCTCCAGAATTCTCCAAAGTGAATTTTATTCCTGCAGACTTTAGATTTTGTTGAACCCACAGACGTTGTTTATTTCCAGATGAAAACAGCAGGAGGAACGGGTCCTCCTTCTGAACGATGACTTCCTGTCCTCTGAATAAACGCTCAGCGCGTTTTCTGTGAATAAAATCTGATCTGACTTCAGTTTCAGGACGTTAAAGTCTCCTCAGACTGCAGGAAGATTCTCTCTCAGACCACTTCCAGGaccagaagcagcagaaacagatcAGCTTCATCCAGACATGAGCGGCTCTCCAGCGCCTCCCTCAGGAGGCTGCAGGTACTGCAACCAAACAACCACATTTATTAAAGTGCTGGAATGAAGCAGGAACTCGGTATCTGATGTTAAAAGAAGCATTTCTACTTTTCTGTATTAATATTTTCACTTTCTACTGTTCAGGTGAGGATTGAGGCTGAAAAGCAGCAGATGACAGAAATAATTCAGCCGTTAGTCGACACAGAAAACACTTTTATGAAGGTAAAATCCACCGTCCTGCTGCTTTTTATCCAGTCTGACTAAAGGtttccagtttttctgtttctattctCTGAATTGTGAATCTTCCAGAATTTCCAGTCAGATTTACCcagattttatattttactttaattctGAGTCCTTATGAGTCACATTTActtattttggaccattttttaaGTGgtcgtcattttggatcattcaagaaaaaaatctcattatggattattttggaattttttttggacaattgtTCAATTAGTTTAGAtaatttttgcataatttttcaaattatttaagtcattctgggaatttttttgttttgagtcactttggaaatttttttacctcatttttgacaattttttataatcattttggatcattttgagtgattttggacacattttctatattttttcataattttgaataatttctgactttttttatcCGTTTATATAATTGTTTAATCACATTGAActcattttggatattttgttgTGTCGTTTAAATCTAGAGATTTTTCaatcatttaaataatttttgaactattttgactcattctggatcattttgaatcattttatgcaaatttcaagtcattttcgacagttttttgagtcattttggattgttttaaaacattttggacaatttttaaatcattttgtgtcatttgtaagAGTAAGAAATAATCCAGCTGTTACTGAACAGATAAAACAGGTTTATGAAGGTAAAATATACAactttttgtgttgcttttcatGAAACCTGACAAagcatttgttgcttttctgcacttgtgttttcagtgtttccaAGGCATGTGAATTTAGAGTCACATTtcgtcatatatatatataaatataaatgaatgtaaaaagCCCCTCCTGTGTTGTTTGTAACGTGTCGTcactgaggagctgcagagttttctGGAGCTCCGGGATGAACTGGAGCTCCGGAGGAAGGAGCTGCTGCATAAGAGCTGGACGGAGCGAGTCTGGTTTCCTCTGCAGAGGAAGGTGGAGCAGCATCTGTCCAGCTGGGGACCGACGGAGGCCGAGAGGCGCCGCAGTTCATTCAGGAACTACCTGCAGCAACGCCAAGCTGAGGTACCGGTCAGGAAATCATCCTGAAGGttaagttcagttttattctaAGGTTTCTCTCTGGTTTCagggttttgtgtttctggaaACCTACGATGTGAACGAGTACAGCCCATTTCCTCTCAGCACCACAAACCAAACTACTTATCAAATATATATTCTATAATAAACCGTAAACCAGTTTAGGAGACGTTAAGACGTCGGCTTCTGCTGttattttctctgcagctcagagcagcagctttaaaggatCCGTTTGCATGAAACTCTGCAGGAGAAAACGACGTGTGGAGCAGGTGAAGAAGAGTCCTACTGCTTATTAAACTAAATCTGATTTAAGGCGACACGCTGCAGATCTGAGCATTAGATTTTTCCTTCTAGGATGTGAGGAAAGAAGAGAACGACTCGGTGAACTCGACCAGGATTCAGGAGTTTCTCCAGACGAGGACGAAGCTGAACGAAGGGTCAGATCcagggagaaaaacacaaaaagagggGACTAAAGCCGAACTTTTTCACcagatttaaagtttgaaaagcGTCTCACCAGAATGGACTCCATCCAGCTtcacagcagagcagctcagacattcagatgtttctgctcctccagatgtttctgctgctccagatgttgctgctcctccagatgtttctgctcctccagatgtttctgctcctccagatgttgctgctcctccagatgttgctgctcctccagatgtttctgctgctccagatgttgctgctgctccagatgttgctgctgctccagatgttgctgctgctccagatgttgctgctcctccagatgtttctgctcctccagatgtttctgctgctccagatgttgctgctcctccagatgtttctgctcctccagatgtttctgctgctccagatgttgctgctcctccagatgtttctgctcctccagatgtttctgctcctccagatgtttctgctgctccagatgttgctgctcctccagatgtttctgctgctccagatgttgctgctcctccagatgttgctgctcctccagatgttgctgctcctccagatgttgctgctcctccagatgttgctgctcctccagatgttgctgctgttcCTCCACGGTCTCCTTCATCTAAATAAACTCGTCTATCTTCCACCTCTCATCCTCCTCCGGTGCTTCAAATCCAcaacactttatttttctgtgatgactttttattttcacagattCGGGCCACAGGAGGAACCAGTGGAGGTTTGTTTTCCAGCAGAGAGGCAGAAATGTGTTCCTGGAGGAGCTGAATGTGGATCACTGGTTCATCTGAAtaatttttcaactttttatgACTTATTTCAGTTTCTAAACCTCATTAGCTGGAATAAAAACTTTCAGAGCAACTGAAAACTGGAGCagttccattttttattttaaaaaactcacattaaatcattaaaatgtaaaactgcattACTATAATATACAACACTGTACTTTGAATCTAGAAATCTGAATTTTCTCCACTTgaataaaggaaataaaaatgtgaatatgaaCAAAACTATTTAAACTTCTTAGCTTGAATAATTGTATTAAAAATGAGAATTGAATCATTTGAAGTTAAATTTCCAGAATCTAAACATTATAATTTAAATTTGACTCTCaactttaataataataaaaatttgcATATAAAGCTCAATTTTCTAATTGATCAATCTCAATCGTCATTGTTAATAAttgtaagtatttttttttatttttaaatatttaacaactgtgataaaaaatgtgttttttctgggAATTTTTATAACTTATAATAAtttaactttacattatttcagtttattgatTAATTGTAAATCAAAACTTCCAGAGTAACTGaataaactttaaaatattaaattgtttCCAGTTTATTGGGGTACACTTTCAGTTGAATAAACTCATTAAATCAAATTATTCAAGTTGAAGAATAAAAATCCAAACCTAAatgatttaaattcagtttctgGCGGCTCAGGTTTCTCCTCATAGTTCAGGTTTTATTGAATATTccattaacagtaaaatatataatttaaaatgtgacttaCTATGAATTCAGCAGATGGAACTGGCTTAAAGTCGTGATTTCAGTCAGAAAATATTGGATTATTTTCACATCAGAGCTGGTTGGAGGTCAGTCCAACATCTGGAAGGCACTTTGTTTGATTGTTCTTCATGAAATCatcgtttgtttttttctgctcatttgcTCGGCTCGTAAAGCTGCAGGTCCAGTTTGACCCAGACCTCTCCGGTCGGTACTTCGTGCAGCAGCAGACGGCGGGTCGCTGCTCCTTTGCTCTCCATCTCCTTCTTGATGGTCGCCACGGGAACCTCGGTCCGACCCAGGAAGTCTGGAGGAAAACGTGCGGAGCTTTGAGCTACAGAAACACACTTCAGCACATTTTAGAGTTTCATTCACACGTCCATCTGGTCTTAATGATCTCAGTTCTGTCTTGTTATTTCAGCTCggtttttaaatgtagttttatctCACTCCACTTCTGAACAAACTGGAATCATCTGTGGAGCTTTTTCAGCTGCACTGATCCTTTTTACATAAAGTTTGATTGGTTGACAGagtttgaattaaaaaataaaataaaaacacctttCCTTGAACTGATGCTTTATTTTGTTACATTGGATGCTTAgaatcttatttatttatttgaatttgttttatttgtctaaTTTGACGTTTGCTTTATTGTAAAAccctttttaactgtttttgaaaAGTGTTCACAAATAAAGTCATTGTTATTACTAATAATATTGAAGTCAGACttaaaacaaactgcagcaaatATACAACAAAAGTTAATAGATAAAAGTATACTGGTCGATGCTACTGTTTCCACTTTACCACTGATTTATTGTATTTGTGATAtgactttatttgtttaatttgacatttatctCACAAAAAGTCCCTTCAGATTCTTTTTTTAGCTTTCAAGAGACCTGGGCAGACTGGTATTAACTCACCTCATAAAAACTCACCTCTGGAAGATCACTCTTAActgttttatgcttttaaacCTGCTCTTTAATCTATTTGTCgttttttaattgtttgcaCTTTACCTGGAAAGTGTCTTTGAGTTCCCAGAAAAGTGTCtagaaataaaatgtacttttattactattattaataatatcatGAAGTtagaaaaatccaacaaaaaagaaggatATTAAAAGAACCgaacaattaaaaatacagtacacaacatAAAATCCATTTAGTGTAGATCTGAGAGCAAACTCTGGAAAAGATCATAAAATAGGTTCCAACTTTAGATAATTCTGTTAAGCCTTGGGATAAATACTGTATGTGATGAGCTAATGCTGCAAGCTAACAGCTAATGCAGCTACGAATTTTGCCTTCTGTGGAATGAAGAATGTCAGTTTCTGCGTGTTAACAAAGATAAATGTAACTAGAAccaggtgttgtgtgttttatatacTGACCATCAGGTGAGAACTGGTCCTTCTCGAACACGGTGATGCACAGAACGTCCTGGTACAGATCTTTGATGAAGAACTGACAGTTGAAGTTCCACTTTGGGCTCAGAGTGTCGCTGACGGGTCTGGAAGTATAGCACTGAGCGCCCATTGTCAGCTCGCAGTACGGGTTACTCTTACCTGGAGGTCAACAGAAACTGGTTAGAAAATGTTAACAAACTATACCAACTGTTAGCTATGCTGTTAGCTAACAATTCCAAATGTCTGCTACACTGTTAACTACGAATTTAAGCTGTTAGCCACACTGTTGGCTAACAATTACAAATGTTAGCCATGCTGTTAGCTAACAATTTCAACTGTAAGCCATAGTTGTAGCTTGCAAAATATATTGCTAAGACTATGGCAAATTATAGCTATTTGCTACACTGTTGGCTCACAATTTGAACTCATAGACACACCGTTAACTATTTCAATGACTAATCATACTGTTGGCTAACAGTTTCAATGGCTAGCCATAATCTGAGCAAGCAATTTCCAATTTGTAGACAAAATGTTAGTAAACAATTTCAAATGTTAGCCAtgatgttgacaaacaaattcaaCTGCTAGCCATAGTTTTTAGCTAACTTTTTCCAACTGTTAGTCATAATGTTAGTACACAACTTGAAATATTAGGCATGCTGTTAGCTAACAATTTAAGCCATACTTGTAGCTACTAATTTGCACTATTAGCTATACTGTTAGGTAACAATTTGAACAAGTAGAAAAATTATTGACTAATAATTTCAACCATTAGCCATACTTTTTGCTAACAATTTCAATGGCTAGCTATAGTTTTAGCTAGCAGTTTCCAACTGTTAGTCAAAATGTTAGTAAACAATTTCAAATGTTAGCCATGCTGTTTAGCTAACAATTTCAGCCATAATCCAAACTTCTAGTTAGCAATTCCTGCTGTTTGCTatattgttagctaacagtttGAACAAGTAAGAAAACTGGTGGCTAACAATTTCAACCATTAGCCATACTCTTAGCTAACAATTTCAATGACTAGCCATAGTTTTAGCCACCTTTTTCAACAACTGCTAGTCAAAATGTTTGCAAACTATTTCAACTGTTAGCCATACGGTTAGCTAACAATTTTAACTGTAAGCCACACTTTTAGCTAATAAGTGGAACTAGTAGACAAAGTGTTAGCTAATGACCTCCACTGTAAGTTGTGCTCTCAGCTAAATAATTCCAACCGTTAGTCACAGAATTAGCTAATAATTTTCAATTGTTTATCCAAACTTTTAGCAAATAATGTGAACTGTTTGCCACACTATTAGCTCACCGTTTCCAACTGTTAGCCACATGTTTAGCTCACAATTTTCAACTGTCGGCCATACTTGTACCTAACATCTTCTATCCATATTTTCAGGCAgctattttcatcatttattcacTCATTACATCATCTGGAAGTCAGCAACAACAGGTTATAATGTAATTCCAGAGATTTAATTACAGAGAACAGATGGGGGCGGAATGGCTCAGTGgatagagtggccgtcttgtaactggaaggttgccggttcgatcctcggcccgtcgagctcatgtcgaggtgtccctgagcaagacaccgaacccctaattgctcctgatgggtcgtggttagcgccttgcatggcagcttccgccatcagtgtgtgaatgtgaggtATCATGTagagcgctttggataaaagcgctatataaatacaaccatttaccatttagatCAGTCTCCTAAAAAAACAGAGGGATTCACCGTTGGGTTTACAGGCCTTCAGCTCCTGAGCTTCAGTTACAGTCACCAAGAGTCGACCGATTCCACTGGTCTTCAAAGAACGGGCTGAAATATACAAAAAAGCATTAAAGTGTCGTCTAAAAACAAGGCTTAAATGCTGTTTGGTGAATAAAACGTAGACAAATATCTTTTCTTATGCCACtgtatgataataataatataataataatatgataaTAATAAGGGATGCTATGTATTTGAATTGCTGATAAGATGCCACACAATCATTAATATGTTGTGAATACAGTTGTAAAATTATTCAGACTAATATAAACTTTTCATACGCCCACAGTAAATGTCCTGTATGCGTCACTGAATTCACCTTGATAAgccttttctctcttcttcttctccgtCTCGATGAAATGTTCAGATGCTGCTTTGATTTTCTGGACCCACGCTGTCctacaaaacagaacaaacatgtCAGCGATAAACACAGTATCATTAGGTCGTACTTACATAAGtaaataaaaggttaaaaactTTTTAATCTGGTGTAAACCAGCTAATATGA includes the following:
- the fam228a gene encoding protein FAM228A, which codes for MIHMKRSSCRGVIIVHTPLPVSLLQPQFQDVKVSSDCRKILSQTTSRTRSSRNRSASSRHERLSSASLRRLQVRIEAEKQQMTEIIQPLVDTENTFMKELQSFLELRDELELRRKELLHKSWTERVWFPLQRKVEQHLSSWGPTEAERRRSSFRNYLQQRQAELRAAALKDPFA